CCAGAACCATGAGAGTTTTCGCGCTGCCATGTACAACTTCCTGATCGCCGCTGGAGTGGGGGCCTTCGTGGCCGTCTGCTTCATCCTCGGACCCTTCGTCCGCCCGCTGCTGTGGGCCTTCCTCATGGGCGCCGTGCTCTTCCCGTTCAAACGGCGGCTGGCTGAGAGCGTGAACGGTTGGTTCCAGCGCCTGGAGGAACGCGACTCCAACgttctggtttctatatgccTGTCCCCGTTGGAGGCCACCGAGCACTGCGGCCGCTTGCTGATCGGATGGCTCTGCGAGCACTGGCAACTCCTCCTCGCCGGATGCGGAGTGGCCGGGTGCATCAAGCTGTTGGTCCTGTACGCGCCCAAGGGCTTCCTCTTGGCACTCTGGCACTGGATAACCTTTTCGCACGGCCTGTTCGTTCAAATTATCGGATTCCTCAACGTGTACGTGGTATGTAGTTGGTCGATTTTTCAATAGTGAGTCATTGTGCGAGGTACATTTAAACATTCAAAAACCGGTCAGAAATTAAGCATTATTCTTGTTCCGGGGCTCACAGATGATTTCTATGTTTATTGGTGTTCTGATAGTGGACCGAAGCGTCTCATTCGAATGGGGGAAAGCCAAAGACCTAGCAAAATGGACTCATGATACTTCAAATTCTTATttcttatttcttattttattttacagcTTATCTCCCTGGTTGTGGTGTACTTGACCTGTGTGCACTTCTTCTGGACGCCAGATAACAGCGCTCATTTCGTGGTCGCCGGTCAGTCCATGTGGATAGCCGTGGCTGGCTATCTGAGCAGCTTCCTTGGCGCCCTCCAGGTGCCGGTTTTCTTGCTGGTCATGGCCTATGTAACAGCCTCTACGGCGTATCATCTGCAGACGATTGATGATTCGGGATCCTACTTGCATCGCTTGCAAAAGTTGTTCGACAAGAACGATTTCGAGCGATCGCTGAGCAACTTTAGCATTTGCGGCAGAACCCACAATGAGCCACTAAGTCCGGGTCTGCAGTCGGATGTGGAGGACATCTCGCTGAGCGACACGGTCGACTCCACGGACACATTTGATGCCAAGCCGGGAACGGATGCGCCAGGCCACCAGAGCGATACGTTCTTTAAGCTCCTGTTCTACGCCTGTCTGGGCACTTTCCTTTATCGCAACGTGTGGATGTTTATACTAGCTGCTATTCCAGTATTCCTGCACCTCATTTACACAGTGGGAGCGTACACGGGAATTACCCAGTTTGTTTGTAACAAAATCAGTGAAGTTTACGCAACACTGCGAGTGAGTTTTGTAAAACTACTTATACTTTATAAAGATAATGTCATAACCATTGCAGTCGTGGGCCATCGAACACCACTCCGCCGTGCTGCCGCTGTGCCTGCCTGGCGTTCTGGAACTGAACTACAAGATCAATACTATCGTGCGGGACTCGTTGAAGTCTTCTGTGGAATCAGTAACTTCCATCCTTATGATCATTCTTATGTTGCTCATCATCGTATTTCTGAGCGTGTTCTTTTGCGTGAACATATACTCGGAGACGATTGAGGTTGCTTACCTGGGCAAGGATCTAATTAACAAGACGATCACAGATCGGCCTGAGCTAATTGATATCTTGCCAGCGAACATGCAATCGTCAATCGATGATGCCTTAGACAATGCACACCACTATGGTCGCCGCAAAATCGAGACCTACATTGACGACTGGCTTGCGGATGCTGACAAGGTGCACGCCACCAAGCTGAAGGAGCAGATCCTCGACGTGTGGGACAGACTCATCCAGTATTGGATCGATTTTAACAAGGCGGGCACCTCGTACGGTCCGCGGGTACCAACGGATGCGCTGAAGAGTACATTTGGGGAAATCGTCGACAACCCAGGTAAGACCTCGATAACCTGGTATGGGCTTCTTTCTATGTTTTTTCGTCCCGTTTtactaatttatttttgagttCATTTTCGGGGCTTATGTATGGGTTAAAGGGCTTTTGTTGAGATCTTGCTCGCTTTATCCATCCCGTAACAATCGTTTGCGTCTACGAAATAACTCATTCTGTGTTGCATCTGCTAACCAACGGCCGTTTATTTAACCAAGGACATTTTAAAGAGCTAGTTTTAGTGGCAAAACAGGGCATTATCGGCTGGGCGCAGAGCAACACGCAGACGATCCTCGAGGTTGCCGAGTCCTTGTGGCACATCATTCGAACCAATCTTTCAATGATCATGAGCGTGACCGGAGAAATTCTATCGCTAGTGCTGTCTGGTGGACAGGCGTGCATTGAATTTATATTGGACATGGTAAGTGTAAAAAGAGGTCGCATTACAACTACAGTTTAAATTGATATTCATTAAATTAGATAGCTTAGAAGGAAAATGTTAGGTATCCTAAAGGTCCTCACTATACTTAAAGCATTTAAGATATTGAACAGACTTTTTGTATTGACATCCATGTTCCTTACCATATGGTATCTTTAATACAAGTTATAAATGTTATTTCAAACATATTCTAAAAGCATATTGACGATTTGGAGTAtcatttaaatgattttatatgattattcaaattaattttgttaaaaaattcAGAAACTGTAACCATTTCTAAAAATTGAATTATCAATTTAGAGTAGCAAAATTGTAATCTTAGaaagaaatttaaatactACTCTATTTAGATTGTATTCTTCACGGCCCTGTTCTATCTGCTCTCAAGCAGTCAGGAGAAGTACGCGCCGCTGCAGATCACCAAGTACTTGGGTTACTCAAGTTCGGGGATAAAAATTGCCGATGCCCTGGAGAATTCAATTACCGTGGTCCTAATTTCCATGTTCCGGTGCTCCACATTTACGGGCTTGTTCACCTGGTTGGTGCACACGATTTTTGGGGCCCGGATAGTATTCCTACCCTCCGCCTTGGCGGCCATGCTGGCAGCGGCTCCTTTTCTAGGCAGTTACTGGTGTGCGGTGCCAGCCTTTTTAGAGCTCTGGCTGGCCCAGGACCGGTTTTATGCAGGACTTATACTGTTCCTGCTTCAGTTCTTTGTGCCCTCATCTTTTGAAACGGCCATATATGCGGACCTCAAAGGGTGAGTCCATTTTTTTAACCGCACAGGCTTAAGGTTTTCATTTTCGACTTACTAGTGGTGGACATCCGTACCTGAATGGTCTGGCCATAGCCGGAGGCATGTATTGGATCGGCTGGCAAGGTGCTATCTTCGGACCCTTGATGCTTTGCTTCTTCATCGGTCTCTTTGAGGTGGCCACTCTGGCTATGCGCAGCCATCAAGATCCCAGGTAACTTAGACTTAAGCAGCGATTTCGATGAATTTGTTTGATTTGCATGCAAAGTATGAACTTTATTAGACTTGTGCTGCCCATGGATTAAAGTGAGTGATTTTGCTGGCTTGCTTTGAATAGATTTCTTCTCTTCGTATGTGTATCATCAATTGATGAAGTTATCTTAATATATTCCAGGAACAGCACTGATGAGGAGACACGCACCACGTGAGTTGGCATGGGACAAAAACTacgaatttcattttaatactCGAACTGCAAACTAACATAAGCTGTATGGCCAAATACCTGACAATCAAAATGAGATTGGCCCGAATATCATACCCTAGAGTTAGGCTGCAATTTTCCTTTGACTATTGTTGATAGTTTCTCAGTTGCTAACTTCTTCGCTTTCCAATTTGGTTCTATCTTgtactaaaatttttaagtattcAAGATTCCGTCTGAACAGCAATCGCCCCTTATATCTCTGGTATCAATCTTAATGATTTTACATACAATGTGTACCTCGAATTGTTTGTAGTCGCGAAACATTTCCAAAGCCGTTAAGTACCGATATCGTGCTCGCTACTAATTGCTTAATGTAAACTTGTGATTTGTTTAATCTTAGATACAAAATGTGTTGCAAATATATTTCTATACTAATTTTAACCCACGCTGAATGCaagctttttttaatttgaaagtTATTTTCCAGCTCAATCGCCTGTAGGGTCAACGAAACCATTAACGACAGAACAACGAAACCGAACGATGTTACAGATGGAAAGTCTGTGGCAGGGGGAAAACCTGTTGAGCTAAAAATCgtaaccaaaaccaaaacatttCACCTGTTGAACGCCAAGGAAAAGCAATAAAGAGCTTGAATTTCGATAATTTATGAAGTGTAGATAACATTAAATACAGAGTGTTGAAATATATTCGTGGATATAATGTGGTTTAAAATATTCGTAATATGGAAAGCTTTACGATAAGTGCAACATGATCGTAAAATACTGCccatattttataaaaatataaatcctTATTTTTTACGCCTTTTAAAAGTGTTAGGCTGATTAGTTGGTGTACTGATTCTTGAAGGTGAACTCCGGATGTTTTTCCACACTGCAAGAAAAATATGGAATGGCTTAAAATATAGCCAATATAACAATGTTACGTATTCATACCCATGGAAGAAAGCGAAGTCACAGACGCGAATGTTCTTATCCAAGCTGGACAACTTGGCCACCTCCTCCGCCGTCAGTTCAAAGTCAAAAACATCCAGATTCTGCTTAAGGCGATCCGGATTCGTGCTCTTGGGAATGGCGGCCACGCCAGTATCGATTATCCAACGGAGCAGCACCTGGGCTGGCGTCTTGCCATGGGCGGCGGCAATCTCCTTGACCTCTGGGATGTCCATTAGATCTGGCAGATCTCTCACGATACCGGCACCTGCGTTAAACTTGGCGATTCCCTTGGATCCCAGGGGGGAA
This region of Drosophila subpulchrella strain 33 F10 #4 breed RU33 unplaced genomic scaffold, RU_Dsub_v1.1 Primary Assembly Seq354, whole genome shotgun sequence genomic DNA includes:
- the LOC119559965 gene encoding transmembrane protein 245 isoform X2 yields the protein MNRSEPIPIRRDRSFDSVLNRLLRMRSQNHESFRAAMYNFLIAAGVGAFVAVCFILGPFVRPLLWAFLMGAVLFPFKRRLAESVNGWFQRLEERDSNVLVSICLSPLEATEHCGRLLIGWLCEHWQLLLAGCGVAGCIKLLVLYAPKGFLLALWHWITFSHGLFVQIIGFLNVYVLISLVVVYLTCVHFFWTPDNSAHFVVAGQSMWIAVAGYLSSFLGALQVPVFLLVMAYVTASTAYHLQTIDDSGSYLHRLQKLFDKNDFERSLSNFSICGRTHNEPLSPGLQSDVEDISLSDTVDSTDTFDAKPGTDAPGHQSDTFFKLLFYACLGTFLYRNVWMFILAAIPVFLHLIYTVGAYTGITQFVCNKISEVYATLRSWAIEHHSAVLPLCLPGVLELNYKINTIVRDSLKSSVESVTSILMIILMLLIIVFLSVFFCVNIYSETIEVAYLGKDLINKTITDRPELIDILPANMQSSIDDALDNAHHYGRRKIETYIDDWLADADKVHATKLKEQILDVWDRLIQYWIDFNKAGTSYGPRVPTDALKSTFGEIVDNPELVLVAKQGIIGWAQSNTQTILEVAESLWHIIRTNLSMIMSVTGEILSLVLSGGQACIEFILDMIVFFTALFYLLSSSQEKYAPLQITKYLGYSSSGIKIADALENSITVVLISMFRCSTFTGLFTWLVHTIFGARIVFLPSALAAMLAAAPFLGSYWCAVPAFLELWLAQDRFYAGLILFLLQFFVPSSFETAIYADLKGGGHPYLNGLAIAGGMYWIGWQGAIFGPLMLCFFIGLFEVATLAMRSHQDPRNSTDEETRTTSIACRVNETINDRTTKPNDVTDGKSVAGGKPVELKIVTKTKTFHLLNAKEKQ
- the LOC119559965 gene encoding transmembrane protein 245 isoform X1; translation: MNRSEPIPIRRDRSFDSVLNRLLRMRSQNHESFRAAMYNFLIAAGVGAFVAVCFILGPFVRPLLWAFLMGAVLFPFKRRLAESVNGWFQRLEERDSNVLVSICLSPLEATEHCGRLLIGWLCEHWQLLLAGCGVAGCIKLLVLYAPKGFLLALWHWITFSHGLFVQIIGFLNVYVLISLVVVYLTCVHFFWTPDNSAHFVVAGQSMWIAVAGYLSSFLGALQVPVFLLVMAYVTASTAYHLQTIDDSGSYLHRLQKLFDKNDFERSLSNFSICGRTHNEPLSPGLQSDVEDISLSDTVDSTDTFDAKPGTDAPGHQSDTFFKLLFYACLGTFLYRNVWMFILAAIPVFLHLIYTVGAYTGITQFVCNKISEVYATLRSWAIEHHSAVLPLCLPGVLELNYKINTIVRDSLKSSVESVTSILMIILMLLIIVFLSVFFCVNIYSETIEVAYLGKDLINKTITDRPELIDILPANMQSSIDDALDNAHHYGRRKIETYIDDWLADADKVHATKLKEQILDVWDRLIQYWIDFNKAGTSYGPRVPTDALKSTFGEIVDNPGHFKELVLVAKQGIIGWAQSNTQTILEVAESLWHIIRTNLSMIMSVTGEILSLVLSGGQACIEFILDMIVFFTALFYLLSSSQEKYAPLQITKYLGYSSSGIKIADALENSITVVLISMFRCSTFTGLFTWLVHTIFGARIVFLPSALAAMLAAAPFLGSYWCAVPAFLELWLAQDRFYAGLILFLLQFFVPSSFETAIYADLKGGGHPYLNGLAIAGGMYWIGWQGAIFGPLMLCFFIGLFEVATLAMRSHQDPRNSTDEETRTTSIACRVNETINDRTTKPNDVTDGKSVAGGKPVELKIVTKTKTFHLLNAKEKQ
- the LOC119559965 gene encoding transmembrane protein 245 isoform X3 is translated as MNRSEPIPIRRDRSFDSVLNRLLRMRSQNHESFRAAMYNFLIAAGVGAFVAVCFILGPFVRPLLWAFLMGAVLFPFKRRLAESVNGWFQRLEERDSNVLVSICLSPLEATEHCGRLLIGWLCEHWQLLLAGCGVAGCIKLLVLYAPKGFLLALWHWITFSHGLFVQIIGFLNVYVLISLVVVYLTCVHFFWTPDNSAHFVVAGQSMWIAVAGYLSSFLGALQVPVFLLVMAYVTASTAYHLQTIDDSGSYLHRLQKLFDKNDFERSLSNFSICGRTHNEPLSPGLQSDVEDISLSDTVDSTDTFDAKPGTDAPGHQSDTFFKLLFYACLGTFLYRNVWMFILAAIPVFLHLIYTVGAYTGITQFVCNKISEVYATLRSWAIEHHSAVLPLCLPGVLELNYKINTIVRDSLKSSVESVTSILMIILMLLIIVFLSVFFCVNIYSETIEVAYLGKDLINKTITDRPELIDILPANMQSSIDDALDNAHHYGRRKIETYIDDWLADADKVHATKLKEQILDVWDRLIQYWIDFNKAGTSYGPRVPTDALKSTFGEIVDNPVAKQGIIGWAQSNTQTILEVAESLWHIIRTNLSMIMSVTGEILSLVLSGGQACIEFILDMIVFFTALFYLLSSSQEKYAPLQITKYLGYSSSGIKIADALENSITVVLISMFRCSTFTGLFTWLVHTIFGARIVFLPSALAAMLAAAPFLGSYWCAVPAFLELWLAQDRFYAGLILFLLQFFVPSSFETAIYADLKGGGHPYLNGLAIAGGMYWIGWQGAIFGPLMLCFFIGLFEVATLAMRSHQDPRNSTDEETRTTSIACRVNETINDRTTKPNDVTDGKSVAGGKPVELKIVTKTKTFHLLNAKEKQ